The DNA segment CAACTACACTTTCTTCAAAGGTTTCAGTGCAGATCTAAAATATCAGTATGAACGTCAGCAATCAACAGGTAAAAACCACAGAGATCAGGACAGTTACTTTTCAAGGAACCTGGTGAACACCTATACCCAAATCAATCCCTCAACTGGAGAAGTAATTTATAAGGTTCCAAAGGGAGGCATTTTGGATTTGTCAAATCGTATGTTGGAATCCCTTAATGTAAGAGCTCAGTTAAATTTCAACCATTTATGGAATAAGCATGAAGTTAATATGATAGGAGGAACAGAATTTCGAAACGCGCGTTCAACAAGCAACGATTACCGCATGTATGGTTACAATTCAGAAATCCTAACTACAGGACAAGTTGATTATACCAATCAATACCCGGAATACATCAGCAAAGAGCTATCTTATATCCCAAAAAACCAAAATCTTGAAAACACGCTTTCCCGCTTTGTATCTGTTTATGCGAATGGTTCGTATACCTACAATGATAAATACATCGTTTCTGCCAGCGCCCGGCGGGATGCATCAAATCTTTTCGGGCTAAACACAAATGACAAATGGAATCTTTTATGGTCTATGGGTGGCAGTTGGGATATCAGTAAAGAATCGTTCTATAAATCGAGCTTAATACCTTACCTGCGACTTAGAACAACTTACGGTTTTAGTGGAAATATTGATCCCGCAATGAGTGCAGTGAGTACCATACGTTATTTAGAACCCAACTCCTACAATCCAGGCCTGCCCAATGCTCAATTTAATAACTATGCAAATCCTGACCTCAGATGGGAAACATCCGGAATGTTGAATTTAGGATTAGACTTTAGGTTGGCATCAAACAGGTTGAGCGGTAGTATTGAGTACTACAGAAAAAGTGGGAACCACCTGTTTGGGAATGCAATGATGGATCAAACCTATGGCGTAGGACAGACAATAATTAAGAATGTAGCCAGGATAAAAGGTTCAGGAGTAGACATAGAACTGAGTAGCATTAACGTCAAACAGAAGAGATTTAGCTGGACAACCGATCTTAATTTTAGTTATAACAAAGACGAGGTGGTAGATTATTATCTGGACACTAAAGACGCTTTTAATTTTATCGGTGCAGGAAGTATCTCGGGGATTGAAGGAAAGCCCATCTTCTCTGTATATTCGTATAAATGGGCTGGCCTCGATCCTAAAACCGGTGACCCAACAGGATATTTCGAAGGCAAAAAAACAAATGACTATAATAAGTTAATGTATAGCTCATCGCTAAGTGACCTGGAATATGGTGGGCAGGTATTACCTGTTTTCTCCGGTGCTCTGGGAAATACCTTCTCGTATGCTGGATTGTCTTTAAGCTTAAGATTAAGCTATAAACTAGGGCATTATTTTAAACGGAATTCAATCGACTATTCTTCCTTATTTAATAGCGCTCGTGGTCATAGTGATTATGCAGCAAGATGGCAGCAACCAGGCGATGAACAGCATACAAATATTCCTTCCGTTGTATATTCCCTTAATACGAACAGAGATGCATTTTATTCCGGATCCGCTGTACTAGTCGAAAAAGCGGATCATGTAAGAATAGAATATGCAACGCTATCCTATGCCCTGAACGAAAGGACTGTCGGTAAACTTGGAATAAAAAACCTAAACATTTTCTTAAACGCAAGCAATTTGGGAATTATTTGGCGTGCCAATAAACTTGGGCTGGATCCCGAATATCAAAATGGAAATACTTTATTGCCTTCAAAATCTTTTTCAATCGGACTCAGGGCCAATATCAATTAAACGGACTTATTTATTCAACACAACAATTATAGTTATGAATATTTTAAATAAACGCAATATCATCGGGCTGCTAATGTTGGCGCTTGTATCCTTGAATATGGGTTGTAAGAAATTTCTTGATGAAAAATCAAATCAGAAATTAGCTATACCAAAATCATTAGAAGATTTTCAGGCGTTGCTCGACAATACGCCGAATACAAATGAATCAGGGCCATCCGAGGGGGAGATTAGTTCAGACGATTATTACCTGACCGATGTGGACTGGGCCAAGCTAGGGCGTGAAACAGATAAAAACATGTATATCTGGGGAAATGAAATTCTTTTCTCTGATAAAGCTCAAAGTGGTTGGACTTTAGGATATAGAACTGTTTATTACTGTAACACTGTTCTATATGGTTTACAGAAGATCGATCCAGTTTTTGAGCAACAGCAACAGTTTAATGACATCAAAGGCCAAGCCTCGCTCATCAGGGCAAATGCATTTCTAGATATGGCCATCATTTGGTGTAAAACCTATGATAAAATATCCTCCTCAACAGATTTGGGATTGCCATTACACTTGACTCCAGACTTCAATGTAAAATTGAAGAGGGCTAATTTAGAACAAACCTACCAGCAAATTATTGATGATTTAAAAACTTCGCTGAATCTTTTACCAAACATACCAATATCGAAATGGCGAAGTTCCAGAGCGGCAAGCTACGGGTTACTCGCGAGAACATACTTATCAATGAGGGATTATGAGAATGCTTACTTAAATGCTGATTCCTGCCTGCAGCTATATAGCGACCTAATGGATTATAGCACATTGAACAGTTCATCAAACACTCCAATTGCGATGAACAACGTAGAAGTGATTTTTAACCGTACAATGGAGCCTACGAACCCGATAAGCGTACTAACAGCTAAAATATCAGATGATTTATATAGATCTTATGCGGATAATGATTTAAGGAAAATCGTATTTTATAGATTGAGGCCGGATGGAACGTTCCGCTTTAAAGGAAGCTATAGGCAAGGATCTCTCCTGTTTAGTGGCATATCGACCAACGAGATTTACCTGATTCGGGCCGAATGCTTAGCAAGAAATGGGCATATAGAAAAAGCCATGGCAGATCTTAATCAATTACTAGTGACCAGGTGGAAAAAACAGGATGGGCTTACCACATTTATAACTTTAAAAACCAATTCAAAAACTGAAGCCTTAAGTTTAATTCTCGAACATCGAAGAAAAGAACTCGTCATGAGAGGGATACGATGGATGGATATTAAACGACTAAACAAAGAAGGAGCTAATATCCTGCTAAAACGAACAATTAACGGGCAAACCTATCAGTTGCCCGCTAATGATCACCGCTTTGCTTTGCCACTTCCAGAGGAGACCATACGTCTCTCTGGCATACAACAAAACCCTCGTTAGAAGAAATCTACTTAAGTTGTCTCCTCTTATCTGAGGCTCCAAGAAGTGCCGGTAAAGTACTGTAACTTGACAAATAGTGGTCAATAGTTACTCCATCCGGCACCATTACTGAGCAAGGAATAGATGCAGGTCCGGCACAGGTGTAATCAGCATCCTGTGCTGTATCCCAATTTCCCGGAATTTTCATATCTGAAAAAAGATCGCTGGGATGGTTATAAAAGTAGGTAGTTGACCTTTTCACTTCTCCTTTAAATGAGCTCATTGCGATCATAAACCCGAGACCTAATAAGAAGGCCATCAAGGGCAATTTTTTAATTATATTCATAACTGTTTCTTTTAATTTTTAATATTGTTTTGAAAATTTTCATACTGTAACCTCATACATTCATACCTTTTTTCTTCCTCCTTTCTCTATGTTTAAAAGTTAAGATCAACCCTACAGCGGCAACGATGGCAATAAACAGGTTCAAGATAAAATTAGTGCCCCAACCCGCATTTTCACCGAGCAAGCCGATACAGTTACAAGGCATATAGCGGTAAGCATCCAGCAAAGCCAGGCCAACATAGGTCGTGAAAATCAGCATTAACAAAAAGCTAAGTGTCATCCCCAGTAATCTTGTGACGGAATAAACCAATAGTGCAGCAATCATCATCTCGAAAGCAGGGATTACATAGCTCAACAGGTTACTTATTCCATTTGAAAAAACCTGACTGTGCATTTCTTGTTTAAATGCCTCGAAATTATAGAGCTTAAATCCTGCTGAGTATAGCCAGAACAGAATAAAGACCGTGTATAAGATCATCAGGTATACTTCTCTCCTATTAGCAGATTTTGGCCGTTTCGTTGTCGTTTCCATTACTTTCTGTATTTGTTAAATCCTACATTAAAGTTCTGGACAATTCTTAGCAACTTATCCGACGGCAGTCGGATGATGATACGATTGTTGTCGGATAATGGTTAATTTGGGAAATATTGAGCTTGGCACGGGAGGAATATCAATTGGAAGTATCAAATTAGCCGGCTAACTTCCTTAACGATCTTGTAAGGGTGTCCGGAGACATATTTAAAAAGCTAGCCAATTGCTTTCTGGAACAAATTTTCAAAAGATTTGGATGGGCATGGTAGAGATTTCTGGTACGTTCCAGAGCGCTGCATTTCATATCTATCAGGTGCTGCGTTCTGATCACCTTACAATTATCCCGAAGTTTTTCAATCAGCCAGTCAGCTTCCGAAAATTGTTTTTTTAATAGGGTATAATCCTCCACTGAAATGGCGATAAAGCTGCTATCTTCGAGTATGACGATGGAATTTCCTGAAGGCTGCTGACTGAACAAGCCTGGTGTGGTGTGCAAGAAATCTCCAACAAACCAAAACCAGCTTATAGATTCCTTTGAACTTTTAACGTCTCTAGTCATTTCTGCGGAAGTTCCTTTCAGCTGAAACCAAACAAATTTCTGGATTTCTTTATAATTGAGGATGGTATCGCCAGCTCTGCAATCAATAAAATGTATGACTTGCGATAGCTGTACTACCAATGCAGTCGAGATTGGATAAACTCGCTGCAGGATGTCTATCATTTGGTAAAATAATATAGATTGATGCATAAGAAGAACGTTTAAAATCAGGAAAAGAAATGTAAATAATTAAGTTAGGAAATTATTTTTAAAATATAGAAATAATAAAACATTTTGACTGTAATGTCTCTCATTCTTAATTTCAGGTGTATTAAGCCAGGATACCCGCATCAGGCAGGGCATTGTTTTGTTTCATATTTTCATTAATTTGGTGATACATATCATCTTGAACTCATAAAACAAACTGTTATGAAAAATTACCTCTCACCTGCTGGAATAGACGATTTTTCCAGATCCACCAAAGCAGAAGAACTCAAACAAAAATG comes from the Pedobacter sp. FW305-3-2-15-E-R2A2 genome and includes:
- a CDS encoding SusC/RagA family TonB-linked outer membrane protein, coding for MKQALFHIILLFCCAHLYGQKIITGKIIITGSEQPLPGATIKSIPGNTKSTANQAGVFSISVDPRDSILEVSYIGYLRTKVHISSSATPLLISLKSGENNLKEVTISSGYQQLPKERATGSFTSISNKRFNEQVSTDILSRLPAIANGLIADNSTTAGKGKLMIRGLSTINGPKAPLIVLDNFPYEGNIDNINPNDVESITLLKDAAASSIWGARAGNGVIVITTKRGSFNKPLSIGFNINTTLKTKPNLGYLRQMSSSDFIDVEEMLYKNKFYESRINNSSKPPLTPVVELLIKYKGDISNPDYQKRTALLRTFDVRKEYDKYMYQVGLNQQYALNLDGGSQTHNWIASAGYDHNSSILNENYQRLNLRFGNTYQPLKDLRITTDMYYTLNRDVSGRPGYGDVRVSNYNLYPYARFADDKGNPLSIAQKRQSFIESLQGEKLLDWNYYPMLDYKHSQSSTHTSDILFNSGINYTFFKGFSADLKYQYERQQSTGKNHRDQDSYFSRNLVNTYTQINPSTGEVIYKVPKGGILDLSNRMLESLNVRAQLNFNHLWNKHEVNMIGGTEFRNARSTSNDYRMYGYNSEILTTGQVDYTNQYPEYISKELSYIPKNQNLENTLSRFVSVYANGSYTYNDKYIVSASARRDASNLFGLNTNDKWNLLWSMGGSWDISKESFYKSSLIPYLRLRTTYGFSGNIDPAMSAVSTIRYLEPNSYNPGLPNAQFNNYANPDLRWETSGMLNLGLDFRLASNRLSGSIEYYRKSGNHLFGNAMMDQTYGVGQTIIKNVARIKGSGVDIELSSINVKQKRFSWTTDLNFSYNKDEVVDYYLDTKDAFNFIGAGSISGIEGKPIFSVYSYKWAGLDPKTGDPTGYFEGKKTNDYNKLMYSSSLSDLEYGGQVLPVFSGALGNTFSYAGLSLSLRLSYKLGHYFKRNSIDYSSLFNSARGHSDYAARWQQPGDEQHTNIPSVVYSLNTNRDAFYSGSAVLVEKADHVRIEYATLSYALNERTVGKLGIKNLNIFLNASNLGIIWRANKLGLDPEYQNGNTLLPSKSFSIGLRANIN
- a CDS encoding RagB/SusD family nutrient uptake outer membrane protein, producing the protein MNILNKRNIIGLLMLALVSLNMGCKKFLDEKSNQKLAIPKSLEDFQALLDNTPNTNESGPSEGEISSDDYYLTDVDWAKLGRETDKNMYIWGNEILFSDKAQSGWTLGYRTVYYCNTVLYGLQKIDPVFEQQQQFNDIKGQASLIRANAFLDMAIIWCKTYDKISSSTDLGLPLHLTPDFNVKLKRANLEQTYQQIIDDLKTSLNLLPNIPISKWRSSRAASYGLLARTYLSMRDYENAYLNADSCLQLYSDLMDYSTLNSSSNTPIAMNNVEVIFNRTMEPTNPISVLTAKISDDLYRSYADNDLRKIVFYRLRPDGTFRFKGSYRQGSLLFSGISTNEIYLIRAECLARNGHIEKAMADLNQLLVTRWKKQDGLTTFITLKTNSKTEALSLILEHRRKELVMRGIRWMDIKRLNKEGANILLKRTINGQTYQLPANDHRFALPLPEETIRLSGIQQNPR
- a CDS encoding MauE/DoxX family redox-associated membrane protein, translated to METTTKRPKSANRREVYLMILYTVFILFWLYSAGFKLYNFEAFKQEMHSQVFSNGISNLLSYVIPAFEMMIAALLVYSVTRLLGMTLSFLLMLIFTTYVGLALLDAYRYMPCNCIGLLGENAGWGTNFILNLFIAIVAAVGLILTFKHRERRKKKGMNV